One part of the Lachnospiraceae bacterium JLR.KK002 genome encodes these proteins:
- a CDS encoding transposase — MESADSIRFLYRHFLSKLTDKSLNAFYYACSYAKVDYSRFMNATASMALKLIPKSLETQPVFLCMDDTIVPKYGKKFEDVSKLFDHSAHNGSGYLNGHCFVSVMLCVPMWDKGKIVYQAFPLSYRMWQKEESKLKLAASMVRQAMPELQEKANVIILCDSWYTKGDLVSVVDEYPNLGLIGNARYDSVLYDLAPQPTGKRGRPAKHGKRLSAEKDFTLSDEKIGGYYIGMRRVLTNIFGTREVFAYVTATEKEGGSRRLFFSTVFPTQLQIFCAWQEKTPLNQTGSAWMDYIPLFLYSFRWKIEVSYYEQKTFWSLCSYMVRSRKGIEMLVNLINIAYCAMKLLPYQDEAFSKYRRESAQDFRFVLSERIRQEVFFATFVKKSESIIKSSALMRALKYLVQQKERYL; from the coding sequence CTGGAGTCAGCGGATTCCATCCGTTTCCTTTACAGACATTTCCTGTCAAAGCTAACAGATAAATCCCTGAATGCCTTTTACTATGCCTGCTCCTATGCCAAAGTGGATTATTCCAGGTTTATGAATGCAACAGCATCTATGGCATTGAAACTAATCCCGAAATCCTTAGAGACGCAGCCCGTTTTTTTATGCATGGATGATACCATTGTTCCCAAATATGGAAAGAAATTTGAGGATGTCTCAAAACTCTTTGACCATTCCGCGCACAACGGCAGCGGCTACCTGAATGGGCACTGCTTTGTAAGTGTCATGCTCTGTGTGCCAATGTGGGATAAAGGCAAGATTGTTTACCAGGCGTTTCCGCTTTCCTACCGTATGTGGCAGAAAGAAGAGTCAAAATTAAAGCTGGCTGCTTCCATGGTACGCCAGGCCATGCCTGAATTACAGGAAAAGGCGAATGTCATTATCCTATGCGACAGCTGGTATACAAAAGGGGATCTGGTTTCTGTCGTGGATGAATACCCAAACCTTGGCCTAATCGGAAATGCAAGGTATGACTCTGTCCTTTATGACCTTGCCCCGCAGCCGACCGGAAAAAGGGGCAGGCCTGCAAAACATGGGAAACGTCTTTCGGCGGAAAAAGATTTTACACTTTCGGATGAAAAAATAGGCGGTTATTATATTGGGATGCGCCGTGTCCTTACAAATATTTTCGGCACAAGGGAAGTTTTTGCCTATGTGACAGCCACAGAGAAGGAAGGCGGTTCCAGGCGCCTGTTCTTCAGTACGGTTTTCCCCACACAGCTGCAGATTTTTTGTGCATGGCAGGAAAAGACCCCCCTGAACCAGACGGGGAGTGCATGGATGGATTACATCCCCTTGTTCCTGTACTCATTCAGATGGAAGATAGAAGTCAGCTATTACGAACAGAAAACCTTCTGGTCACTATGCAGCTATATGGTGCGCAGCCGGAAAGGGATTGAAATGCTGGTTAATCTGATCAACATAGCTTATTGTGCGATGAAACTGCTGCCATATCAGGATGAAGCATTTTCAAAGTACCGTAGGGAAAGCGCACAGGATTTCAGGTTTGTGCTCAGCGAGCGGATCAGGCAGGAGGTATTTTTTGCCACTTTCGTGAAAAAGAGCGAAAGTATAATAAAATCATCTGCCCTTATGAGAGCCTTAAAATACCTTGTTCAGCAAAAGGAGCGCTATTTATAA
- a CDS encoding IS3 family transposase: MKFIAFKTKDGELKGNLSFYCRALRVSRQGFYRYLANKDRPWKYQALADAMMEILEEDDCNDTYGRIRMYQALMLKQPENVDIPSERTVYRVMEDIGISHHPRRKPNGITKADREARKSEDLLKRDFKSEEPLSKCVTDITEIKASDGKLYVSAVFDCFDSSVVGLAMDTNMKAPLCVRTLKNAAEAYPGIRGAIIHSDRGSQYTSRLYRDAINQYGIRQSMNSAGGRCHDNARCESMWARMKSELLYDRYDTEKMSTDELKTLIWRYFISYWNNRRICSANGGLPPIIKRQRYYDSLEEAA; encoded by the coding sequence ATGAAGTTTATTGCGTTTAAAACCAAAGACGGCGAATTAAAAGGAAATCTTTCTTTTTACTGCAGAGCCCTTCGTGTCAGCAGGCAGGGATTTTACCGGTACCTTGCAAATAAAGACCGCCCATGGAAGTACCAGGCTCTGGCAGATGCCATGATGGAGATCCTTGAGGAAGACGATTGTAATGACACCTACGGCCGGATCCGCATGTATCAGGCATTAATGTTAAAACAGCCTGAAAATGTGGATATTCCCAGCGAACGTACTGTTTACCGTGTCATGGAGGATATTGGAATCAGCCATCATCCCAGGCGTAAACCAAACGGAATCACGAAAGCAGACCGGGAAGCCCGGAAATCAGAAGATCTGTTAAAACGTGATTTCAAGTCAGAGGAACCGCTGTCCAAGTGCGTAACAGACATAACAGAGATCAAAGCCAGCGATGGAAAGCTGTATGTTTCCGCTGTTTTCGACTGCTTCGATTCCAGCGTGGTTGGCCTGGCAATGGATACAAACATGAAAGCTCCGTTATGTGTGCGGACATTGAAAAACGCGGCGGAAGCGTATCCAGGCATCCGCGGAGCAATTATCCACAGTGACAGGGGAAGCCAGTACACCAGCCGGCTTTATCGGGACGCAATCAATCAATATGGCATCCGACAAAGCATGAACAGCGCGGGTGGAAGATGCCATGATAATGCCCGCTGTGAAAGCATGTGGGCCAGAATGAAATCAGAACTGTTATATGACCGCTATGATACTGAGAAGATGAGCACAGATGAACTGAAAACCCTGATCTGGAGATATTTCATCAGCTATTGGAATAACCGGAGGATCTGTTCTGCTAATGGAGGGCTTCCTCCCATCATCAAACGACAGCGATACTATGATTCTCTGGAAGAAGCAGCATAG
- a CDS encoding ABC transporter permease — MTRLIRYEFYKLFCKRSILVVLILFSVINLFKINNEFHSYSYLADGNDSRSWNSVYWQLYEKYRGEITTDKINNLLDLYQPLEDATADMTASTDTDDPNTMTGNIYSDENILEKYYVEPMEYFYNYRTYASEVAKKAKENAAFYKEQGLNFEVRKNSVIYNLYSGRNIPAFAYQEMYNYYLNYDFSNILVLLLCLYGIISTFVYEKETQMDMLLLTNPNGGKKTVLAKIVAVTLFVISVVIWFSVLDYLGFSFSFGTMEGYNLPLYAISNFSTAAVNCNLWQYVVLSAITKAIGIWTMSMVFLLISMFWRNALIPFVADFGAALCLIITGASQSYSSNIWLKIINPYSLLTNRILFGKTEFIDFAGYPIQSFLAAIIFAVIVGMVVITVMVILSKKNCHCRDRRIKCLDSCTK, encoded by the coding sequence ATGACACGCTTAATCAGATATGAATTTTATAAATTATTTTGCAAGCGGTCAATACTTGTTGTACTTATTCTGTTCAGCGTAATAAACCTGTTCAAAATAAATAATGAATTTCATTCCTATTCCTACTTGGCAGACGGGAATGACAGCCGCAGTTGGAACAGCGTGTATTGGCAGCTCTATGAGAAATATCGTGGAGAGATAACTACCGATAAAATCAACAATCTTCTTGACCTATATCAGCCGTTAGAAGATGCTACGGCTGATATGACGGCAAGCACAGACACAGATGACCCGAATACGATGACGGGAAATATTTATAGTGACGAAAACATCTTAGAAAAATACTATGTAGAGCCTATGGAATATTTTTATAATTATCGGACTTATGCTTCGGAAGTGGCAAAAAAGGCAAAAGAAAATGCTGCATTTTACAAGGAACAAGGACTTAACTTTGAAGTGCGTAAAAACAGTGTTATTTACAATCTTTATTCTGGACGGAATATACCAGCTTTTGCCTATCAGGAAATGTATAACTATTATTTGAACTATGATTTTTCAAATATATTGGTTTTGTTACTTTGTTTATATGGGATTATCAGCACTTTCGTCTATGAAAAGGAAACGCAGATGGATATGCTGTTACTGACGAACCCTAATGGCGGTAAAAAAACCGTATTAGCTAAAATTGTTGCAGTTACTTTATTTGTAATAAGTGTTGTAATATGGTTTTCCGTTCTGGATTATCTTGGCTTTTCCTTTTCATTTGGAACAATGGAAGGATATAATCTTCCTCTGTATGCCATCAGCAATTTCAGTACGGCTGCGGTAAACTGCAATTTGTGGCAATACGTAGTTCTATCCGCAATTACAAAAGCAATCGGCATATGGACTATGAGTATGGTATTCCTACTGATTTCCATGTTTTGGCGTAATGCTCTTATCCCATTTGTCGCTGATTTTGGAGCAGCCTTATGTTTGATTATTACAGGTGCGTCGCAGAGTTACTCAAGCAATATTTGGCTAAAGATAATAAACCCATACTCGCTGCTCACTAACCGCATTCTGTTCGGCAAGACGGAATTTATCGATTTTGCGGGCTATCCAATACAAAGTTTTTTAGCAGCTATTATTTTTGCCGTAATAGTGGGAATGGTTGTAATAACGGTAATGGTTATACTTTCTAAAAAGAACTGCCATTGCCGGGACAGGAGGATAAAATGTCTGGATTCATGTACGAAATAA
- a CDS encoding N-acetylmuramoyl-L-alanine amidase: MDKKQHRKRKKLKKRKKVKRLVIAYLLRAVVILIPVIMIILMVCGCLYICEKFTKEDKKTDIYTNTYTDTNAGNGAAPITSTADYVSKFCVIIDAGHGGSDGGTVSGKIIEKDINLSVALKLKTILEDNNIEVILTRNSDEKMSLAQRTSVANDSNADFFISLHCNYYEDDAQIAGLECYYNSPDATESKAYAESIIHAVSLNNDVKTRDAKTENYYVLRNTQIPAVLVEMGFLSNYSESQKLLNDDYQEILAQRMAEGIFNKIKGDENL; encoded by the coding sequence ATGGATAAAAAACAACACAGAAAGAGAAAAAAACTCAAGAAGAGAAAAAAAGTCAAACGGCTTGTGATAGCTTATCTGCTCAGAGCAGTCGTTATACTGATACCAGTAATAATGATAATACTTATGGTTTGCGGCTGTCTTTACATATGCGAAAAGTTTACAAAGGAAGATAAAAAAACAGATATATATACCAATACATATACAGATACGAACGCTGGCAATGGCGCTGCTCCTATTACTTCAACAGCTGACTACGTTTCAAAATTTTGCGTCATCATAGATGCAGGACATGGCGGAAGTGACGGTGGGACTGTCAGTGGAAAAATTATAGAAAAGGATATTAACCTTTCGGTTGCATTGAAGTTAAAAACGATTCTGGAGGATAACAATATTGAAGTTATTCTGACCAGAAACTCCGATGAGAAGATGAGCCTTGCACAGCGGACTTCTGTTGCAAACGACTCCAATGCAGATTTTTTTATCAGCCTTCATTGCAACTATTATGAAGATGATGCGCAGATAGCAGGTTTGGAATGTTATTACAATAGTCCAGACGCAACGGAAAGCAAAGCATATGCAGAAAGCATAATCCATGCAGTTTCGCTAAACAATGACGTGAAAACGAGGGATGCAAAAACCGAAAACTATTATGTTTTGCGGAATACTCAAATACCTGCTGTTTTGGTGGAAATGGGATTTCTTTCAAATTATTCTGAGAGTCAAAAGCTGTTAAATGACGACTATCAGGAAATCTTGGCGCAGAGAATGGCAGAGGGAATTTTTAACAAGATAAAAGGAGATGAAAACTTATGA
- a CDS encoding transposase, giving the protein MAENRQYDHEYKVQAVKLAKEIGQAKAAKELGVPKNTMYGWVRANRPGSLDLGAGSQTPQSAMTLNEELLKLRQQVKEQEKEIRRLKKENDFLEEASAFFAASRLRSAKTKE; this is encoded by the coding sequence ATGGCAGAAAACAGGCAATACGACCATGAATACAAAGTACAGGCAGTGAAACTCGCAAAGGAAATCGGACAAGCAAAAGCCGCCAAAGAACTGGGGGTACCAAAGAATACTATGTATGGCTGGGTACGGGCCAACCGCCCTGGCAGCCTCGACCTTGGGGCAGGTTCACAGACCCCGCAAAGCGCCATGACGCTTAATGAGGAACTCTTAAAGCTCCGACAGCAGGTTAAGGAACAGGAAAAAGAAATCCGCCGTTTGAAAAAGGAAAATGACTTTCTTGAGGAAGCCAGCGCTTTTTTCGCCGCGAGCCGTCTGAGGTCAGCAAAAACGAAAGAATGA
- a CDS encoding recombinase family protein, producing MSSQPDKITALYCRLSRDDEQDGLSGSIKNQQSILEKYAKENGFRNARFFIDDGFSGVSFTRPAFMEMMDLAEQGKIGTIIVKDHSRLGRNRLVVGQLLEEDFDRMEVRYIAIMDNIDTAKGISDLVPMQDLFNEWHAKNTSQKVKNVFRNKGMSGIPLTSNLPYGYKKDTENPRKWIIDEPAAKIVKQIFSLCVAGLGPTQIAKKLKADKVMTPTVYWNSIGMAYRKPPATPYHWSAASVVRILSRQEYIGDTVNFRTMHKSFKSKKRLELPQEEWQIFKNTHPAIIDEETFMLVQELREHRRRPTRSGIISMFSGLLYCADCGEKLYYSTVNNYKREQAYFFCSSYRKNSDVCSAHYIREKVVEKAVLDSMQRVFWYVQCFEKDFARNQMAAFGEEKRKELSEKRRELAQAKKRVKEIDSLIQKIYEDNVSGKISDGRFATMSMAFEDEQKQLKESIPNMEQYLETETDKSDSLQRFIDRVKCVTQLTELTPEIVHEFIEKIVVSKPEYIDGQRYQSLDIYYNSVGIVREPMPEEMEELFQEHMRKRTVSQSSKTA from the coding sequence ATGAGCAGCCAGCCAGATAAAATAACAGCTTTATACTGCCGTTTAAGCCGTGACGATGAGCAGGACGGGCTTTCGGGCAGCATCAAAAACCAGCAGTCCATACTGGAGAAATACGCAAAAGAAAATGGTTTCCGCAATGCCCGCTTCTTTATTGACGATGGATTTTCGGGGGTGTCGTTTACAAGACCCGCATTTATGGAAATGATGGACTTAGCCGAGCAGGGGAAAATCGGGACGATTATCGTCAAAGACCACTCAAGGCTTGGGCGTAACCGCCTTGTTGTCGGGCAGTTATTGGAAGAAGATTTTGACCGCATGGAGGTACGTTATATCGCCATCATGGACAATATCGACACAGCAAAAGGCATCAGCGACCTTGTCCCCATGCAGGATTTATTCAATGAATGGCACGCCAAGAACACAAGCCAAAAAGTAAAGAATGTATTCCGCAATAAGGGGATGTCAGGAATCCCGCTTACAAGCAACCTGCCATACGGCTATAAAAAAGACACTGAAAATCCCCGAAAATGGATTATCGACGAGCCTGCGGCAAAAATAGTAAAACAGATTTTCAGCTTATGCGTGGCAGGGCTTGGACCGACGCAGATAGCAAAAAAACTGAAAGCCGACAAGGTAATGACTCCGACGGTTTACTGGAACAGCATTGGGATGGCATACCGAAAACCGCCCGCCACACCCTACCACTGGTCAGCAGCCAGCGTAGTACGCATCCTCTCCCGACAGGAATATATCGGGGACACCGTCAATTTCCGCACCATGCACAAATCATTTAAAAGCAAGAAGCGGCTGGAACTCCCGCAGGAGGAATGGCAGATATTTAAAAACACCCATCCCGCAATCATTGACGAAGAAACCTTCATGCTCGTGCAGGAGCTTCGGGAACACCGCCGCAGACCGACAAGGAGCGGGATTATCAGCATGTTTTCTGGTCTGCTCTATTGCGCCGACTGCGGGGAGAAACTCTATTACAGCACGGTGAATAATTACAAGAGGGAACAGGCTTATTTCTTCTGTTCTTCCTACCGCAAAAACTCTGATGTATGCTCTGCCCACTATATCCGAGAAAAAGTAGTGGAAAAGGCGGTATTGGACAGTATGCAGCGTGTGTTCTGGTACGTTCAGTGTTTTGAAAAAGATTTTGCCAGAAATCAGATGGCGGCTTTCGGAGAGGAAAAGAGGAAAGAATTATCCGAAAAGCGCAGGGAGCTTGCACAGGCAAAAAAGCGGGTGAAAGAGATTGACAGCCTTATCCAGAAGATTTATGAGGACAATGTAAGCGGGAAAATCTCTGATGGGCGTTTCGCCACCATGTCAATGGCATTTGAGGACGAGCAGAAACAGTTAAAAGAATCCATCCCCAATATGGAACAGTACCTTGAAACCGAAACAGACAAGAGTGACAGCCTTCAGCGTTTTATCGACAGGGTAAAATGCGTCACACAGCTTACGGAATTAACCCCCGAAATCGTACACGAGTTTATTGAGAAGATTGTCGTGTCCAAGCCAGAATATATTGACGGTCAGCGTTACCAGAGTTTAGATATTTACTACAACAGCGTCGGCATTGTCAGAGAGCCGATGCCCGAAGAAATGGAAGAACTGTTCCAAGAGCATATGCGGAAAAGAACAGTCAGCCAGAGCAGTAAAACAGCGTAG
- a CDS encoding ABC transporter ATP-binding protein yields MKVSFQNISKQYKGKYALKNFTTELSEGIYGLLGANGAGKTTLINIFVGILGSDNGTVLIDGQDAKKMGKDFLSKIGYMPQYPIFYRDFTVMDFLLYMCALKGIPAEQGKERALELLGIVNLLDAKDKKIGALSGGMRQRVGIVQAMLGDPKILILDEPTAGLDPSERIRFRNLISQFAQGRTILLATHIVSDVECIAKEIIILKEGALITQGTTDVLEQSIYGKVWEVTTNAKEAACLSNKYYVSNMKQQGENFSVKIVSDSSPATNAVKASPNLEDVFLYYFRGQ; encoded by the coding sequence ATGAAAGTATCATTTCAGAATATTTCAAAACAGTATAAAGGTAAATATGCCTTAAAGAATTTTACCACTGAACTCTCGGAGGGCATCTATGGACTTTTAGGGGCTAACGGCGCAGGAAAAACAACGCTGATAAATATATTTGTCGGCATTTTAGGCAGCGATAATGGAACTGTTTTGATAGACGGTCAAGATGCAAAAAAAATGGGCAAAGACTTTTTATCAAAAATCGGATATATGCCGCAATACCCTATCTTCTATCGGGATTTTACGGTAATGGATTTCCTGTTATATATGTGTGCGTTAAAAGGAATCCCTGCGGAACAAGGAAAAGAACGGGCTTTGGAGCTTCTGGGCATTGTCAACCTTTTAGATGCGAAAGATAAAAAAATTGGCGCACTTTCTGGTGGTATGCGGCAGAGAGTCGGCATTGTCCAGGCAATGTTAGGCGACCCTAAAATCCTTATTTTAGACGAGCCTACAGCAGGGCTTGACCCAAGTGAACGCATCCGCTTTCGCAATTTGATTTCACAGTTTGCACAGGGACGGACGATTTTGCTGGCTACCCATATCGTTTCCGATGTCGAGTGTATTGCAAAAGAGATTATCATTCTCAAAGAAGGCGCTTTGATTACGCAAGGAACTACCGACGTATTAGAACAGAGTATCTATGGTAAAGTGTGGGAAGTGACAACAAACGCCAAAGAGGCTGCCTGCCTTAGTAACAAATATTATGTCAGTAATATGAAACAGCAGGGCGAAAATTTTTCAGTAAAGATTGTAAGCGATAGTTCGCCCGCAACAAACGCAGTAAAAGCTTCCCCTAACTTGGAAGATGTATTTTTATATTATTTCCGCGGGCAATGA
- a CDS encoding transposon-encoded TnpW family protein, translating into MNEPFSDTEKEEFSEETAIRQMIDGITDCLASMTKEERLAWFRRSQYPHPLNFQKEIDGTVYTVNAHFNASASESIEEKTKRILLNA; encoded by the coding sequence ATGAATGAGCCTTTTAGCGACACAGAAAAAGAAGAATTTTCAGAAGAAACTGCCATCCGCCAGATGATTGATGGGATTACGGACTGCCTTGCATCCATGACAAAAGAAGAACGGTTGGCATGGTTCCGCAGGTCGCAATATCCCCATCCACTTAATTTCCAGAAAGAAATAGACGGCACGGTTTACACAGTCAATGCCCATTTTAACGCTTCCGCATCTGAAAGCATAGAGGAAAAGACCAAGCGTATTCTCCTAAACGCATAA
- a CDS encoding ABC transporter permease produces MSGFMYEIKKIMLHQKGMLYIVIVLLFGTVWLVASDNPYNSAMEQYKSEYEWYLDKVNGYCTDESSLYLEQEAERIADAKEKQNYLLQSYYDGKISESEYKKESQEIEKVLEHQNGFEVVYQQYLYTCENAKNRYFLQTNGWTGLLGRGTLNFVLFLGILLLVTPVFCSEYSCQMDALILTSKEGRKSSLHKLLIIISGVLLMCVSISLIEYGFYSLKYGLPNGNYPIQSLSYFAGSNKSITLFEGYVYIGLLRLFGSVFLTILLMFISVLAKKYAVTLLAGAVSVIIPYVGLSKTIIYRLPLPLPFLLGTDFFAGDIVSSDAFTGDEKIIFAEIHTITLLILFSVSVFLCILAAAWILRSNSNKWQMKTRKMRNVPTLAIILSFVLTMTGCSDNGKSQNFVYNSSVEYDCMGYEITQDTETFDYYLKNVSTEEMLHLVRSPMFGVFSDEEKVCAFCVCSPYLYYTTSVTESYVNRVGNYNSSITKVSVVELNLDTFEENIVFEQITNSGRSLFDIDYETGDKWKFLEFHHDFFINNDSIFFISNDGITVVNRFTKGITKLDIPTSGNISFDGENIFYKNEQSVLTRYHVLSGETFTYEKVVAYDFCIDEQSIYYVSRTDGSRVYSCNKDGNNKRLMSDTPAMSVTCDTGNIYILAKESGENIVLSKSR; encoded by the coding sequence ATGTCTGGATTCATGTACGAAATAAAAAAGATAATGCTCCACCAAAAGGGGATGCTCTATATCGTCATTGTCCTATTGTTTGGAACTGTATGGCTCGTTGCATCAGACAATCCTTATAATAGTGCAATGGAACAGTACAAAAGTGAATATGAATGGTATCTTGATAAGGTAAATGGATACTGTACCGATGAATCTTCTCTTTATCTGGAACAGGAAGCAGAGAGAATTGCAGACGCCAAGGAGAAACAAAATTATCTTTTGCAAAGCTACTATGATGGCAAAATCAGTGAAAGCGAATATAAGAAGGAGAGCCAAGAAATTGAAAAGGTTCTGGAACATCAGAACGGATTTGAGGTCGTTTATCAGCAATATCTCTACACCTGCGAAAATGCCAAAAACCGCTATTTTCTTCAAACGAACGGATGGACGGGGCTTCTTGGCAGAGGTACGCTTAATTTTGTCCTGTTCCTTGGCATTTTGCTTTTGGTTACGCCCGTATTCTGTTCCGAGTATAGCTGCCAGATGGATGCTTTGATTTTGACCTCCAAAGAGGGACGAAAAAGCTCTTTGCATAAGCTGCTCATTATTATTTCGGGCGTCCTCTTGATGTGCGTAAGCATATCGCTCATTGAATACGGATTTTACAGCCTCAAATATGGACTGCCTAATGGAAATTATCCCATCCAAAGCCTTAGTTACTTTGCAGGCAGCAACAAAAGCATAACTTTATTCGAGGGATATGTATATATAGGATTGCTCCGTCTTTTTGGCAGCGTGTTTTTAACAATACTTCTTATGTTTATTTCTGTTTTGGCGAAAAAGTATGCGGTGACCCTGCTTGCAGGTGCAGTATCGGTCATTATTCCCTATGTAGGTCTATCCAAAACAATTATTTACCGGCTGCCTTTGCCTTTGCCATTTCTGCTCGGAACAGACTTTTTTGCAGGAGATATTGTTTCAAGTGATGCTTTTACAGGTGATGAGAAAATTATTTTTGCAGAGATTCATACTATTACACTGCTGATTTTGTTTTCAGTATCCGTATTCTTATGTATTTTGGCTGCCGCTTGGATTTTACGGAGCAATTCTAACAAATGGCAAATGAAAACAAGGAAAATGCGAAATGTACCGACTCTTGCTATCATACTTAGTTTCGTATTGACAATGACAGGATGTTCAGATAACGGAAAAAGCCAGAATTTTGTTTATAATTCATCGGTGGAATATGATTGTATGGGCTATGAAATAACACAGGACACAGAAACTTTTGACTATTATCTTAAAAATGTTTCTACGGAAGAAATGCTTCATTTAGTACGCTCACCTATGTTTGGGGTGTTTTCTGATGAAGAAAAGGTATGTGCGTTTTGTGTATGTTCACCATATCTATATTATACGACATCGGTTACGGAAAGCTATGTGAACCGTGTCGGAAACTATAACAGCAGCATAACAAAGGTGTCGGTGGTAGAACTTAATTTAGATACCTTTGAGGAAAATATCGTTTTTGAACAGATTACAAATTCTGGTCGTTCCCTCTTTGACATTGATTATGAGACGGGTGATAAATGGAAGTTTTTAGAGTTCCATCACGATTTTTTCATAAATAATGACAGCATATTTTTCATTAGCAATGATGGTATAACAGTAGTAAACCGTTTCACGAAAGGCATTACAAAACTTGACATCCCTACAAGTGGAAATATCTCATTCGATGGAGAAAACATTTTTTACAAAAACGAGCAATCGGTTTTAACAAGGTATCATGTTCTAAGCGGCGAAACTTTTACTTATGAAAAAGTAGTTGCGTATGATTTCTGCATTGATGAGCAGTCGATTTATTATGTATCCAGAACAGACGGAAGTCGTGTATATTCCTGCAATAAGGATGGGAACAACAAAAGATTGATGAGCGATACGCCCGCAATGTCGGTTACTTGTGATACTGGCAACATTTATATATTAGCAAAAGAAAGTGGGGAGAACATCGTTTTATCAAAAAGTCGTTGA
- a CDS encoding helix-turn-helix transcriptional regulator, giving the protein MKILNVQKTGSLIAAIRKEQNRTQQDLANELGVSSAAVSKWERGIGFPDVSLIEPLAASLGISIAELFKGERTENNVDNEYESLLSDVVKVSANEITRKKKITNWMIAITVAVLYLMISVISHKWEITWVVWIVYCFYRIFTEYIYKKY; this is encoded by the coding sequence GTGAAAATATTGAACGTTCAAAAAACAGGCAGTCTGATTGCCGCTATCAGGAAAGAACAAAATCGCACGCAGCAGGATTTAGCGAATGAATTGGGAGTATCAAGTGCAGCTGTTTCAAAATGGGAACGAGGTATCGGATTTCCAGATGTATCTCTTATTGAACCATTAGCTGCATCCCTGGGGATTTCCATAGCAGAATTATTCAAGGGTGAAAGAACAGAAAACAACGTTGATAACGAATATGAAAGTCTGTTGTCAGATGTTGTAAAAGTATCAGCCAATGAAATAACCAGGAAGAAAAAAATAACGAATTGGATGATTGCTATTACTGTTGCTGTTCTTTATTTGATGATTTCTGTAATATCACACAAGTGGGAAATAACCTGGGTGGTCTGGATTGTATATTGTTTTTATCGGATTTTTACTGAATATATCTATAAAAAATATTAG